AACCCTGAACTGATTCGTGCCGGTGCTGAAAAATTTGGCAACCAGTGCATTGTTGTTGCGATTGACGCGGCGTGGGATGCGGCAGCTGGTCAATATCGTGTCTATACACATGGGGGTCAGCAAGCGACCGACCTCGATGCAGTGGCGTGGGCCAAGCAAGCGGTCGCCTTAGGGGCTGGCGAGTTATTGGTCACTAGCATGGATCGCGATGGCACTAAGGCGGGGTTTGATACCAAGTTATATCAGGCCCTGGGAGCAGCGGTCAATGTGCCAATCATTGCCAGCGGCGGTGCGGGTAACTTACAAGACTTTGTGGATGTTTTTAGCACAACCCCGGTTGATGGTGCATTGGCGGCTTCCGTCTTTCACTTTGGCGAGTTAACGATTGCAGATGTCAAAGCGACATTAAGAAAACAAGGAGTGGTCGTAAGATGAAACCAGACTTTGAAAAGGGTGACGGCTTACTGACAACGGTCGTCACCGACGCGGATACGAAGGATGTCTTAATGGTCGCGTGGATGAACGCGGAAAGCTATCAACGGACATTGGCGTCGGGCCAGACGTGGTTTTGGTCACGGTCTCGGCAAGAACTTTGGCACAAAGGCGCTACGAGCGGCAATTTACAAGATGTCGTTAGTATGACGCTGGATTGCGATCAAGATACACTATTGGTCGCAGTTCATCCGCATGGTCCTGCTTGTCATACGGGACATACGAGTTGTTTCTTTAACTCGGTTGAACTAGAACCGGGCGCCTAAGGATTGATGACGATAGCCGCATGAGTTGGGAGTTAGATGGCTGATTGGTTGGAAAATGCGGTCCCAACGGTCGATAAGCAGGATTGTTTTTAACCCGTATTAAATTGATGAATATATTATAGAAGAAAGTGGTGTCGAATATGCAAAATATGGAAGAATTATACGAACTGATCAAACAACGGAAGGCAACGCCTAAGAAGGGCTCCTACACAGATTATTTATTTACTAAGGGACTGGATAAGATTTTAAAAAAGGTTGGTGAGGAATCAACCGAAGTTATTGTGGCGGCCAAAAATCCCGGTGACGACGAATTAACCTATGAGACAGCCGACTTGTTGTATCACGTTTTAGTGTTATTGGTCGAACGTGGTGTTAGTTTTGACCAGATTAAGCAAGAATTGGCTAAACGTGAAGGTAAGATGAGTGACTATAAGGATCGGCCCGAAATTAAGAACCTATAGGAGGTAGCCGAATGAAAGCTAGTATTGAACAGTTAGAACCCTATGTGCCCGAAAAGCCGTTGGCGACCCTCCAAGCTGAGTTAGGATTGACAGAATTAGTCCGGTTATCAGCTAACGAGAACCCGTATGGCACCTCGCCAAAAGTGGCGACCGCTGTGAAGAATTGGGACTTCACCCAGAGTAATCGTTATCCCGATGCCGACGCACAGAAGTTACGACAAGCAGTGGCCCAGCAACAGGGAATCGACCCGAATAGCATCGTTTTTAGTGTGGGTCTTGATGAGATGATCGTGATGTTATCACGGACGTTCTTAGCCACCAACGACCAGGTGCTAGTGTCCGCACCGACGTTTTCAGAATATGGACTACATGCTGAGATCGAGGGGGGGCAATTAATCAGTGTGCCAACGTTGCCTAATGACCATGTGAACTTCGAAGGCTTAATGAAGGCCATTACGCCCCACGTGAAGATGGTTTGGCTGTGCAATCCGAACAATCCGACGGGCACCGTGGAATCATTAGCGGCAATTGAAGCGTTCGTCCAGCAAGTACCCCCGGAGACGATGGTCCTGATTGATGAAGCCTACATTGATTTTACACCGGGCGCGGCTCAAGTAACGGCCATGCAGTTACCAGCCAAGTACCCGAATGTAGTAGTCATGCGGACATTCTCCAAAGCATATGGGTTAGCTAACTTTCGAATCGGGTACGCCGTTTTTAATACCAAATATGCCGCAACGATGCAAACTATTCGGCTTCCATACAATGTGAATTCCTTGGCTCAAGTGGCAGCCCTGGCGGCAATCGATGATCCTAATTTTGTGAAACAAACGGTCCAAAAAAATGCGACGGAACGTGCTAAGTGGATGGCATTCTTTGATGATCAGGGTGTCACTTACGATCAATCTGGCGCGAACTTCATTTTCTTTAAGTATCCGAGTGCCACGCAACTGGCTGACTATTTAGTGCACCATGGGTATCTGATTCGCACTGGCTTACGGCCAGGGTGGTTACGACTAACGGTCGGAACGGCTAACGATAATCAGCAACTCCAACAATTAATTCGTGAGTTTAAGGCCTAGAATTGGCGCAAAGAAACCTGAGTAATCGGTTTCTTTTTTTGTTGCCCTAACTGCTGAATAAATTCGAGGCAGCTGGTCCGCAAGGATAGTTGTCAATAACACCTGCTAAACCATTAACTCAAGTGTTGACTTCGACGCCACTCTAAGCAGTAAAATTAGGGTGATAAAATACAGGAGGGACAACAATGTCAGAATTAGATAAATTAGCAGCTGGGGAATGGTATCAATTTAAAGATGCTGAGGTGGCCGCTCAAAAAGCGCGGGCTGCCAAGTTATGTCAAGAGTTCAATCAGATCGATGCAACAAATCCAGATGCGCAAACTGCCAAGATTCAAGAGATTCTTGGTAGTTACGGTCGCAATCTTTCCGTTCAAGCAGACTTTAATTGTGATAATGGTCGTAATATTCATGTTGGTGATAATTTTCTTAGTAATTATAACTTAACTATTTTGGATATCGCGCCAGTTCATATAGGGGATAACGTGATGATTGGCCCCAATGTTGATATTTATACGGTCAATCACCCGTTGACGGCTAGTGGTCGACGTGCTAGCTTGGCCCAGGGTCATCCAGTCACGATTGGTCATGATGTTTGGATTGGGGGGAGAGCGGTGATTACGCCCGGCGTGACGATTGGTAATAATGTTGTGATTGCGGCTGGAGCAGTCGTTACTCATGACATGCCTGATAATACGTTGGTGGCCGGGGTACCAGCCAAAGTTATTCGACAATTAGAATAAGAAAGGTCGCAATTGGCTAGCTTTTTGGGCACTTATTTTACTCATTGGCATGATGAGTCGTAAATACGACGAAAATAAGGTTTATTTTTGAAAATTAGTCCACGTAAGCGGCACCAATTATTTTTACAGGTATACTTAGATTAACAAACTAATATTAAGAGAAAGAGGATGCCGTTTGTTACATTTAATCGAACAGTTGTATGGACCCTTCTTCAGTGCGACTAACTGGGGTAACGTCATCACATCTGCTAATGACTGGTTAATCATTTTATCGTTAGCAATTATTGAGTGTTTACTATCAGTTGATAATGCCGTTGTCTTAGCTGCTCAGACCCAGAGTTTAGATAATTTACAAGAGCGGGAAAAATCGTTATTCTATGGCTTGTGGGGGGCCTATATCTTTCGGTTTTTAATCATTGGGATTGGCACGTATTTGATCAGTTTTTGGGAGATCAAAGTGTTAGGTGCGGCTTACCTTGGGTACTTGGTGTATCGATACTTTAGTCAGCCGAAAAATGGGGCCAAGGTGGCACAGAAACCCAAGCAACAACGACGCTTCTTCGGACTAAGCAACTTCTGGTCGGTCGTCATTCAGATTGAAATGATGGATATCATTTTCTCAATTGATTCTGTATTGGCGTCATTGGCAATTTCGGATAATCCGGTGATTGTTTTGATTGGTGGGATGATTGGGATTGCCTGCATGCGGGGCATTGCCGAGGTCATTATGCGCTTAATGCGCAAGATTCCCGAGTTGGAAACCATGGCGTATTGCTTGATTGTCTTGATTGCCATCAAATTATTTATTTCAATTCCTGCCATTGGTTGGGATATTCCCGCAACGGCTTTTGGTGGTATCGTATTAGTAGCATTTATTATTACGTTGCTGATTCATTTTTGGCGTCGGCGCCGCAATGAACAGTGCGTGGAAGGAAAGGTGCGTAAATGATGAAATTAGGTTGGATTGGTACCGGCGTCATGGGGGCAGCGATTGTCCGTAACCTGATGACGGCCGGCTATGACGTGACGGTTTATAATCGAACAAAAAGTAAGGCGGATGCGCTAGTTGCGGCGGGGGCCACTTGGGCTGATACACCGGCTGCCGTGGCAGAAACGAGTGACGTGATTTTCACCATGGTTGGGTTCCCACGGGACGTCGAACAAGTTTATTTTGGTGATCACGGGATTTTCAGTGGATTGGCCGCTGGAAAAACGGTAATTGACATGACGACGAGCCAACCCAAGTTAGCCGTTAAAATTGCGACGTACGCGCGTGAACATGACATGCACGCTTTGGATGCGCCCGTGTCCGGCGGTGATATTGGCGCCAAAAACGCCACTTTGACGGTGATGGTCGGTGGCGATGCCGATACGTACGAGGCGATGTTACCATTATTTAATGTGCTTGGTCACAAGGTCAATCATTTTGGGGATGCTGGTACTGGTCAACATGCCAAGATGGCCAATCAGATCATGATTGCAGGGACGATGACTGGGTTAACTGAAATGTTATTGTATACCAAGGCAGCCGGTCTTGATCCGGAAAAAGTCTTGGCAACGTTATCTAGCGGTGGTGCTGACAACTGGAGCATGGATAATTACGTGCCCCGGATTCTGAAGGACGATTACACGCCCGGCTTTTTTGCCCGCCATTTTCTTAAAGATTTGCGGATTGCTTTGAGTGAGGCGGATGCGATGGGACTTAATCTGGTTGCGACGGCGCAGGCTAAACGACTTTATGAAGTAATGGTCGATGTCAAAGGCTTGGGTGATCAAGGAACTCAGGGATTGATTAATATTTATTAGCACGTGGCTGACTTGATGAAAGTCGCTCAAACATCATATATTTATTGAAATAATAGTTATCAAGGCGGGAATTCAGCGAGTTTAATCTTTCTGAATCCCCGTCTTTTATTAACATGATACGCATTATGCGAGGTAATTTGTCATGAATCGTGATTAAAACGTGCCAGTTATGTCAGTTCAAAAGCAGCCAGCTTAGGCCTGCTGGAAAAAAGTTCGAGTTAGCGTAAAATTACTTAGTTGGCGCGTCCTACGCCGACTTCCAGGCATTTCTGCCAATTGCTGGAACGCGGTGGACACAGATTTAAGCCGCAGACCACGTCTTAAATACTGGTCTTCCACGCTTTAATGCCATATTGGTGAAACGTGCTCGGGTCAGACAGAAAATGATATTGTAATAATTTACTATTCCCAAATCACCATAGTAATAATTAAACGTCTCGACAAAGTGGTTAACGCCACCCTAACATTATGTTTAAATTTCCAGTAAAAAATATAGTCAGCGACTAATTGTACCAAGTTAAGTGGCTGTTCATTTGCCATTTGAGCGGCTTCCCGACTGGAGGGGCTGGGTGACAATGCTCAGTAGCCAAATTATTCTTAGCTGGAAGTGTTTTTCTTCCGGCTTAGAATAAGACTCGTATTTGAGATGACGCGGGTTATGCGTTAGCTCAAATCGACGTCGGCTGCGTTCCAGCAATTGGCACCCAGCCCCGGAGGTAGGCATAGGACGCGCACCGGCTGACGAACAGTAATTTAACTGGCACGTTTTAATCACGATTCATGCTGAGTAATAACTAGTACAACGTCTAGCATGGTATTTTATGAAACGATATCTAAAAATAAACTTGGTATACTGTCAATCTTGATGACTAGCATTTTGATGCATTAAAAAACGGATTCTTCAACGATGTGTGGCTGAGGAATCCGTTTGATGTTTCATGGCTTAATTAAGGCCTAATTGATTTAGTTTAAGGTTGCGGCTGCTTTTTGGGCAGCGACGTTGATAATGTTCCAAGGACGGTCGAAGCCTGGTTGGAAGAAGAAGTCCGTGTAAGCTAAGTCAGCAACAGTCAGTTTAGCTTGAATAGCCACTGAGATAGCGTTGATGTTAGCAGTAACATCGTACTTCGACATGATTTGCGCACCAAGCACGCGACCATCAGTTGGGTCAAAGGTTAGTTTGAACCAAACTTTGGTGTTGCCAGCATCTTCAGAGACAAACTTAGGCCGAATGGTATCGGTGACTAACACGGATGCCGTCTTAACGCCCAGCTTGTCAGCCGTGCCTTCTTTAACACCAGTGGAAGCAAAGTGGTAGTCAAAGACGGAAAGTGCGGATGAACCAGAAACAGCAGGCATTGGTACGTTTTCGCCAAGTAAGTTCTTAGCGGCAATCCGACCTTGCCGACGAGCGTTAGTGGCTAACGCAATGCGGTTATCCTTGCCAGTTGGGGCAAATGGGACTAAGGTCGCGTCCCCGACGGCGTAAATGTCAGTGTCACTCGTTTGGAGGTGGTCGTTGATCTTGATCAAACCGTGATCATCTAAGTCGACAACGCCCTTCAAGAAGCCAGTTGCTGGCCGAATCCCGGCGGCAGTTACGACCAGGTCAGCTGGATATTCGCCTTGATCGGTCACTACTTTGGTGACGTGGCCGTCAACACCTTCATACGCTTTAATACCTTGGCCAACTGCAGCATAGATGCCGTGATCGGCCATCGTCTTAGTCAAGATATCCGTGAATTCTTGATCAAGGTAAAGACTAAGTAAACGTGGTAATAGGTCGATAACCGTGACGTGCATGCCAGCTTTGGCAAAGACTTCAGCCGCTTCAATCCCAATATAACCGGAGCCAATGACAACCACATTCTTAACGCTAGGGTCAACGGTCTTGGCCTTTAATTTGATGGCCCAGTCGCGTCCACGCATTGCGTAGATGTTGGCTAAGTCATGGCCGGGTACTGGTAGGTCAAATGGTACCGCGCCGACACTTAGGACTAGCTTGTCATAAGCTTCATCACGTTCGTCACCAGTGGCGTGGTCAATGACGTGCACACTGTGACTAGCAGGGTCGACCTTACTAATTTCACTATTTACAAAGACGTGAACGCCTTGGGCTTGCATGCCAGCAGGAGTGGCATAGCTGACGGAGTTAACGTCTTTAACGGCACCTTCGAGGTATAATTGCATCCCACATGAGAGGAATGACAGAAAATTACCTTTTTCATACCATTGAATTTCAGTATCTGGTTGAGCGGCTAAAATACCGCGAACCGTTTCATAACCACCATGAGAAGAACCAACGACAATAACTTTCATAATTGTAAAGCCTCCAAATTTTAGTTTAGAACTGTTCTAAATAGAATATAACACGAACTAAGTTTGTCGGCAAGGGTAGTTTGTAATTATTCTAAATTATCAGTGAAAAATAGCTGTGCCCGTCGACACCATTTAGTTTAGAAATATTCTAGTT
This Lactiplantibacillus plantarum DNA region includes the following protein-coding sequences:
- the hisF gene encoding imidazole glycerol phosphate synthase subunit HisF, encoding MLAKRIIPCLDVADGRVKKGVNFVNLTDVGDPVAIAAAYQQQGADELVFLDIAATNEHRETMAAMVEQVSAQVFMPLTIGGGITSVADMQRILRAGADKTAINSAAVANPELIRAGAEKFGNQCIVVAIDAAWDAAAGQYRVYTHGGQQATDLDAVAWAKQAVALGAGELLVTSMDRDGTKAGFDTKLYQALGAAVNVPIIASGGAGNLQDFVDVFSTTPVDGALAASVFHFGELTIADVKATLRKQGVVVR
- the hisI gene encoding phosphoribosyl-AMP cyclohydrolase, which translates into the protein MKPDFEKGDGLLTTVVTDADTKDVLMVAWMNAESYQRTLASGQTWFWSRSRQELWHKGATSGNLQDVVSMTLDCDQDTLLVAVHPHGPACHTGHTSCFFNSVELEPGA
- the hisE gene encoding phosphoribosyl-ATP diphosphatase, with amino-acid sequence MQNMEELYELIKQRKATPKKGSYTDYLFTKGLDKILKKVGEESTEVIVAAKNPGDDELTYETADLLYHVLVLLVERGVSFDQIKQELAKREGKMSDYKDRPEIKNL
- the hisC gene encoding histidinol-phosphate transaminase — protein: MKASIEQLEPYVPEKPLATLQAELGLTELVRLSANENPYGTSPKVATAVKNWDFTQSNRYPDADAQKLRQAVAQQQGIDPNSIVFSVGLDEMIVMLSRTFLATNDQVLVSAPTFSEYGLHAEIEGGQLISVPTLPNDHVNFEGLMKAITPHVKMVWLCNPNNPTGTVESLAAIEAFVQQVPPETMVLIDEAYIDFTPGAAQVTAMQLPAKYPNVVVMRTFSKAYGLANFRIGYAVFNTKYAATMQTIRLPYNVNSLAQVAALAAIDDPNFVKQTVQKNATERAKWMAFFDDQGVTYDQSGANFIFFKYPSATQLADYLVHHGYLIRTGLRPGWLRLTVGTANDNQQLQQLIREFKA
- a CDS encoding sugar O-acetyltransferase, with the translated sequence MSELDKLAAGEWYQFKDAEVAAQKARAAKLCQEFNQIDATNPDAQTAKIQEILGSYGRNLSVQADFNCDNGRNIHVGDNFLSNYNLTILDIAPVHIGDNVMIGPNVDIYTVNHPLTASGRRASLAQGHPVTIGHDVWIGGRAVITPGVTIGNNVVIAAGAVVTHDMPDNTLVAGVPAKVIRQLE
- a CDS encoding TerC family protein, producing the protein MLHLIEQLYGPFFSATNWGNVITSANDWLIILSLAIIECLLSVDNAVVLAAQTQSLDNLQEREKSLFYGLWGAYIFRFLIIGIGTYLISFWEIKVLGAAYLGYLVYRYFSQPKNGAKVAQKPKQQRRFFGLSNFWSVVIQIEMMDIIFSIDSVLASLAISDNPVIVLIGGMIGIACMRGIAEVIMRLMRKIPELETMAYCLIVLIAIKLFISIPAIGWDIPATAFGGIVLVAFIITLLIHFWRRRRNEQCVEGKVRK
- a CDS encoding NAD(P)-dependent oxidoreductase, which encodes MMKLGWIGTGVMGAAIVRNLMTAGYDVTVYNRTKSKADALVAAGATWADTPAAVAETSDVIFTMVGFPRDVEQVYFGDHGIFSGLAAGKTVIDMTTSQPKLAVKIATYAREHDMHALDAPVSGGDIGAKNATLTVMVGGDADTYEAMLPLFNVLGHKVNHFGDAGTGQHAKMANQIMIAGTMTGLTEMLLYTKAAGLDPEKVLATLSSGGADNWSMDNYVPRILKDDYTPGFFARHFLKDLRIALSEADAMGLNLVATAQAKRLYEVMVDVKGLGDQGTQGLINIY
- a CDS encoding FAD-dependent oxidoreductase: MKVIVVGSSHGGYETVRGILAAQPDTEIQWYEKGNFLSFLSCGMQLYLEGAVKDVNSVSYATPAGMQAQGVHVFVNSEISKVDPASHSVHVIDHATGDERDEAYDKLVLSVGAVPFDLPVPGHDLANIYAMRGRDWAIKLKAKTVDPSVKNVVVIGSGYIGIEAAEVFAKAGMHVTVIDLLPRLLSLYLDQEFTDILTKTMADHGIYAAVGQGIKAYEGVDGHVTKVVTDQGEYPADLVVTAAGIRPATGFLKGVVDLDDHGLIKINDHLQTSDTDIYAVGDATLVPFAPTGKDNRIALATNARRQGRIAAKNLLGENVPMPAVSGSSALSVFDYHFASTGVKEGTADKLGVKTASVLVTDTIRPKFVSEDAGNTKVWFKLTFDPTDGRVLGAQIMSKYDVTANINAISVAIQAKLTVADLAYTDFFFQPGFDRPWNIINVAAQKAAATLN